From the genome of Strix uralensis isolate ZFMK-TIS-50842 chromosome 6, bStrUra1, whole genome shotgun sequence:
gaaaacaaaagattggggaaaaaataggtatttttaaaagtcttattttACAAGTACAAAAAGcaatgtttaaaaatcaaaatcctgGAAGATACTCTGGAAAAACTGACTTCTAAAGCACAAGACTTTTCTGTGACAACTCCCAAACAATGTCACAACTCCTGAAAATCCTGCATTCAAAGGATTCAAAAGGAGCAAAGGTATGATCCAGCCCAAGTAACCCTCTTTAGTGGCACTTCAAACTCTCCAAGCCATCAATAACTctggaaggaaagcagaagtgcTAGGAATCTCCTAAAAATGATTGACATTTCACAACTGAGATATCTCAAAGCAGGTTACGGTGAAGTATCACAGGGCACAGACTCTGCAAGCAAATGGTACGAGTAAGACAGCCAAAACATTATATATGGCatatattttgaaaggaaatatcAAGCATCCATGACAGATTCTGATAAAAAGTACAAATAACTCCCACTGACCCGACAGTATCGTATTTTACACCAACCGTAGCTGTATAAAGACCCTGGCTGCACTTCCTGGCAGGCAGGACTGACCAATCGTACTGtaggtttcagcagcagcaagatgcTGGCCATACCAAAACTTCACTGTGAATTACGAGTACAAACTCGAAGTTGAATCAGATTTTCCCCCAAACAGTTGACACTGTCTGGGACACTTCCCCCCACATGCCGACCGCGCTCACCGCAACCCACCGGCCCTCGGCTCCCACCTGACCAACGACAGCTCGGAGCTACCGCTCCTTTTCCGCCGATCTGAGGTACTTCCACCGACAGCCCGCGCACACGACGCGCCGGCTCCGCTCGCTCGCCCGGTCGCTGCAGGGCGCGGCCCGGCTCCTCCACCGGCGAGCGACCCACGCGGGACGCCCGCCGTCCCCGCGGCCGCCAGCTCGGCCTTCCCGCGCCTCCcggaggcaggagggagagccCGCGGCCGGCGCGCCTCCGACTGCGGCGGCTGCTGGGGGGAGGCCGGACCGCGCTCCCCTCTGTCCGCGGGGCGCCATTCGCAGCCTGAATACTCTTCACTCTGCTCTTCCAGCCAGTGAATTCCCAGggctgtgaagaatatggtggtgattcgtgttaaaatatgatgactttgttaagagtttaccatgtacataagttggaggagatttgtcatggttttattgttaaaaggaggttttttcccctcagtgacagatgctaagcgggtggaaaattactggcgggacccctgtcagaagcccccagcaacaccggattgcgcaggtgaaatatgattggaggaatccctgccaggagccccagcaacaccagaaagcccgggaaagtttgagggacgcTGCTGCGGATGGGAAGGAcggactataaaagagagtgacgtagcaccacccggtgctcgtcggtgcggagcaggaagccccccctgccccccggcgtgccaaactttttttacttgttcttattgcaaataaatttatacaAGATATTTCGGttctgcctcggcatttataacaggGCTTATTCCTGCGTGGTTCTGCCCCCTCTGCCCAGAGCTgcatgctgctgcctggcacacaGCTGCTTCGCCGGCCTCTCCGCTGCCTCCGTGCTTCGGGCCACCTGCCCTCACGCTCCCTCATGAACCTCAGGGAGCTCCTTTCTGCCCCGAAGGACTTTGCATGCCTCTCTGGCTGAAAGCTGGGACGGTGTGGGGCTGCCGGTGGAACCAAGTACCCTACATGTATTTTAGGGAATTTATCTTGGTGAGGAATACCAGATACAAACACTAGAGGACATTTTCAGACGCATGTCTGCGGTACTGGATGTAGTCGGAACCGGTGCAGCGTTGGTTGCAAAGTCTAGACCACTGACTTTAAATCGCCACCATTAATTTATAAAGTGCCAGATCTCGTTGTTTGCAAAGGACTTAAGGTATCTGAAATTCTTTCAGACTTTTATCCTGTATTGTGGCtcataaatgaaaacaacacCGTCTTCTCCAGCCTGATTTACAAACAAGaaactattttggttttgtacaatTCTCAGTATAAACCAGATGGCACTAAGAATGACAATATATATCCATCAGCTTCTTTGCACTTCAAATCGACTGTGCCTAATAGAGAGAACAGGGCAAGGAGTCAGTCATCAGTTCTGGTCAGGGAAAATGGATTCAAGCGCAAAATTTGCATCTTTTTGTTGCGCCTCTTTAGGGTATGTGCTAAATCAGTGTTGGAATACTTATCCAGCCTTACAAAACAGCAATCTTAtaaaaccttattaaaaaaacctttataaaCGTTATAAAACCCATGACTCTCTCAGGCTGACAGATGTGTGTCTTCCTCCCAACAAATTTACATTGACCCTAAAATGGAGGGAGTAGTTCCTGTGAAACGATAGCAATACTGACAtgagggctgagcagagggaaaggactTTAACTGTGGCCCCTCGTGTCCTGCAGAATCGCCAGTGAAGAAAGCTGCTCTGTGTGCTGGTTCTGGGAGCAGCATCCTGAAGGGAATGGAAGCTGACCTCTATCTCACAGGTAAAAGATTATGTTGCTGTTTCATTATCTTTATAAAAATAGTCACtagcaaagaaaacaggaaaaaaggagagaggtgaCTGGCTGTTGAAAGATTTGGCCAGAAAGAATTACCCGTTATAATTGAGGAACAGTTAGTTACTGGAATGACACAATAGTAACATTAGAGATTACGTGGATCAGATGGCTGCGTGGCACAGCGAAGGTTATTTGAATTAAAACATTGCTATACGTGCGTTATTTCAACACAAAATCAGTGTTGATGGCAGTCTCTTGCAACCTGCAGTGTGTTTCTCCTTTGGCAAGACACACGGTATTTCCTCAGTTTCCTACAGAATTCCCTAATGGAAAATGGAATATAACGTAGTCTACAGAGTCTTCCAAAGGAACCCCATAGCGTATCTGACCAAAGGGACACTTAGTCCATTATCCTCTTTTCCGACGGTGCGACAGCTACTCCCTACAGGTTGCTCGACAGGCGAAGCCTGCCTTGCACTCTCTAGGACTTCATTCGAGCAAGTTCTCTGGCGAGGCATGTCCTGTCTCCCCCTTACAcgcagccctgcagagctgacCCTCAGACAACCCCTTCCAAGGCTTCCCAGTGGCCATCCCCCGTTACAGCAACCCACGTGACAGCCAGACGGTCCACTTCCAAACCACTCTGCGCGCTCTTATTTACTGCCCAACGTGGCAGCATCTACCACTACTCAAAGAGGGCGAggaatttctgtggttttgtctCACTTGATAACGGCGGATAGCAGCTCAAAAGTCCTTCAAGGGACACACTGGAGTACGAGTGCTCCATGTTCTTATACTGAGCAGAGGGTGTTGCATTCCCCTAGTACTAGGGGAATGTAGGTACTAGGTGTTTTGCTCTTCTGAtggcagctgaagaaaacaattaaaatagtaCTTTCTTGCTGTTAGGAGGCCTAGTTTAGAGAGCAGAGGGTGATCTGTtccataaatgtttaaataaaagtctCCGGCCAGTTGCACTTTTACCAAGAAAATGCAACCGGGCTCAtcagtatctttttcttaaattttatgcCGGCGGTGGAATTAAACTTCAGTAGCCAAAAAGCTGTAATACAAAATAGGGCATTTACAAAATAACTACTACAcgcaataaataaattaatattttttttgtctctttggaGTGACATCTGCATCAGCCTTCTCAGCTACAGGAgacagcttccttttctcccgtttcaagggcaagaaaaaaggatgtttcAGTGCTTCCCCAAGAGTAATGCGCTTGGCTGGGTCATACTCCAACATCTTCTGGACGAGGTCAAAGAGGTTCCTGTGGTCAGAATTGTGGCAGGCCATGAATTCCTTCGGGAAGAAAACAACACaacatggggttttttgatgTTGGAATTGTACTTAAAGCTCCTCTCTCCAAGCGCCTTTTCCCTCTGCCATCTTACCTTCAGGGGCTTACAGCGCCTTGAGACAGATCTTCCAGCGGAACTGTGTTCATCCCAGTCCAGCCGGGCACCGTGGAAATATCTGCGTCTCCTTAAACAAACAGACCGGGGCTTGTTATTCAAAGATTCGCTGGAAGTTTATCAGCATGTTTGTTCTTGGGAACTGATCTGGGACTATTCCACAAAGGTGGCCAGCTTCTTAAGTACAGCAAAAGAGGAATGCGAGTttattcaactttaaaaaaaaccgTGCTATTAAGCCAAATCTGAAAATACTTAAACTATAGCACAGTCCAGGCGCAGAAAATGTAATTACCTGGTTTTCTCTATCATGTGCCCTGGCAAAGGCCCCAGTACCCGCTCCATCATTGCCAGGTGCTGTCTGTTGTCACGGGCCTGGaaggaaagcaagagagacaTTTTTGTGTGTCGTTAGAGGAAGTTATCAAGAACCACACTTCATTCTTGACTGTACCCTGCAACTAATTccagattaaggaaaaaagagaggctgTAGTCATCTGTTTCCCGAAGTAAGTTACAATGTACTGAAgtttcttttcccttattttcccctccttattctttcttttctttgttcgTAAGTGTCAGCAAGACTGTCAAGATGACAGAATTCAGGTATTGGAGTAGTATTCGCCGATGGTGATAGAGGAAGCTCGTCTGTTACTGGAGTGGCTTGTGCATTACAAGCGTTCACAGGGTGATCCTTCCCATCAAGCTGCTGCCACAACGTTTACTGCTGAGGAAGCTCCTTTGTGCCTGCAGCTTCTGTTCTCTTCCACTTGGCATTACAGAGAAATGCAGCTTCATTCCTGACACAGAGCATTCGCCTTAGTCCCCACCTCCCTGGAGCGTATTTTCACCAAGCTGAGGAGCATTATACATGCTGCATCCTTTGGAGTTTCACAGTTACCTACCTGAAATACTGCGAATCCAAGGTAGTATTCTAGGAGGATACATCCTATGCTCCAAACATCACATGGCTGCGACCATCCCAGTGCTGTGACAAGATGCAGAAGGTTCACATGTGTATCAGACCGCAAACACTTCCACAGCTCAAGCGAGATACACGACACAGCTCTGGCAGTTCCATAGCATACAGGAAGTCCTACACTCAAGATCAGCCTAACAGATGTCTACTGACCCAGGATCACTTCAGGAGCTCTGTAGTATCTTGTAGTCACCAAAGCGCGATGATACTTGTCATCATACGTTGCGTTCCCAAAGTCCGCAACTTTGATGTCTGTATTTTTCAGTCTCCGTTCATCGCGTTTCTGAAATGACACACGATGGCATGCAAGTGACCAAAGAAACCCAGACCAGAGCTGAGGGGCAGGTGGGGAAGAGGACAGCAACTTACCCGTTTGGGGTTATATTCTTCGACATAGTCAGACgtcacaaataaaatattttctggtttcagaTCTGTATGCGTCAACCTGTTCACGTGCAAAACTGCAAGGTAACACATACAGTTAGCAAATTCTGTGAGGAAAATTTAACaaataaagcaagaaagaaacacaCTTACAGTTCACAGATTTGCAGATCTGATAAGCCATCTGTCTAATGTGCTCCAGCCTCAATGGCAAAAAGCCATTCTCTTTAATAAAGTCATaggtgctgagccccagcagctcgAAAACAATGCAGACGTGCCCATGGTACTCAAACCATTCCAACATCTGGACACAGTGACTGCAAAAGCAGGAAAATCCATGAATTGCAACAGAAGTTGTAGAACGCCCAGATGCATACGTCATACGTTCCAGAAAGCGACGTCACAGAAATcttaaaagccaaaacaaagTACAGTCGCCCTTGGCTACCCACTGTGTACTGTCGGGATCCGATGCATTTAAGTGTTGCagtacttttatttcttcatgagctgctgcttcagagTACCCATGAACGTTTTTTACTATTTTCACAGCCACATGTCTGTCTTCCCTGAAAAGACAGGTTTGAACAGTGATTAGAACAAGGAGTAGTTTTAACGAAGAATATTCAGTAATTATCACCATATACATTGTTTATGACAATGGCAACCTTAtcagaaaaggggtttttttaagtacatgCTGACTGAATAGAATCAAGGTTCACCAATGCACAAAACCAACTAAatctttacattttgaaaacacactCGATACCTTTATATATCGGCATTATTCTTAAAGGCCCCGTTTACCTCCCCTTTGTATTTACGTACGCTGGGCTAATACTGGAGAAGCTGCCACACCCCATGGCCTGACACGACTGTCAGTCAAAAATGACAAGCCCCCTTCAGTCATTTCGGTAGTGAAAATGTAACTGAGGCGTCAAATGCCTTCTAGAGTGACTAGAAACTCGACAATCCAGTTTCATACTATTTTGCACAGAGCAAAACCGCCATCAAACACAAAATCCGTTTGTGACCCGTAAGATGCTCGCTGCTGGAACCCAAATGGCACTGCATCGTCACGGATGATCCCTGAAGGGGAGCAACGTGACGGCCGAGACCTTACTCGTTATACAGGCCTGGGGTGGTCCgggccccagggctgccccgtgGCGGGGTGCAGCTTCACCCCACATTCTCTAGGCCACCTCCCCACAACAGCCCCCCGACCTCTACCAGGCTGGGGGGCACCTGCAGAGGACACACCCATCGCCTCGCCCACCACAGTCCTgcacaccccccacctcccggTGCTGTACCAACAGCAATCCAGGTTTGGGAACTGCGGCAGCCTTTCAGAAATACGCGGAGCAGCAGATGAGGAAGTAAAGATAAAACCTGATACGATCAGAAGGCGCTTCATGACCCACTCTGTCATAGTATCAGTAAGAAAAATTACTCGTATTAATTCAAGACTTACGCTCTGCGATCGATGCATTCCACTACTTTTCCAAAAGTACCTTGACCCAAAGTAGCAATGATCTCATCTATAAAGAAACTCAGTCACAAAAGTTGCAAGTTActcagctattaaaaaaacaagcaaacaaatgtaaaaccaacaaaaacactAAGTACTCCCACTGAAGCTATTCTAGACTGTGCTGCTTTAAACTGCAAATCTCTAGTTTGAGAGGTGTTATTGGACAACTCTCAAGGCACATTTATAGGGATCTCATTCTAGTATGTTCATTAACTTCATCTactattttttggggggggggaggaaaggggaaaaagaaaaaagaaatatatttaagttctacagaaaagaaaaacaattcccacccccaaacacaaaaagtcaagacagaaggaaaagacttGCAAAGCCCCCTCACATCTTACGCTAAAAGAACTTATCTATCTGAAAAGTTAATAAAGTTTGAAGAATGTTCTATACATCTGCCACTTAGTACGTCTCCACTCTGACAGATCAGGtgaccctcctcatcctcctctacACTCCTGGATCTTTTCCTTCGATGTCTCTTCTGGAACGGCACCAAGATCGTCCAGCCAATCAATAAACCCGAGTGAATTCAGGTCAGAATACGAAATTCATTCAGCGGGGAGATATTCAGGCATTCAGATACGTGCCAGGCCACAAACAGTTGGCAGGAGCAATTTCAAATTCAGTCCCCGGAAATTCACAGGGCACATAGTTTATGTTACAGGAGAAAAACATGGCAAGGAACAGATTTTCAGATGAGATACGCAAAGTGGCAAGGCAGCAAAAAATTACAacacaattgtttttcttttaaaagattggTTCACTGAATCTTACTTCAGGATTTcagtgactgtattttttttggaAGTGAAGGATttaatacttttatatttttttatatatatatatatataaaaaacccagCCTTGTGGCCAAACTAAAACACCCATCTTAAGTAATGCAGATTAAATCACGTGTGTGATTATTTGATAagaattcatgtttttaaaatcatgaatAGCATATACATTGACTTCAGGCTGTCTCTGCTGAAGATCT
Proteins encoded in this window:
- the LOC141945166 gene encoding dual specificity protein kinase CLK4-like isoform X2 encodes the protein MLEWFEYHGHVCIVFELLGLSTYDFIKENGFLPLRLEHIRQMAYQICKSVNFLHVNRLTHTDLKPENILFVTSDYVEEYNPKRKRDERRLKNTDIKVADFGNATYDDKYHRALVTTRYYRAPEVILALGWSQPCDVWSIGCILLEYYLGFAVFQARDNRQHLAMMERVLGPLPGHMIEKTRRRRYFHGARLDWDEHSSAGRSVSRRCKPLKEFMACHNSDHRNLFDLVQKMLEYDPAKRITLGEALKHPFFLPLKREKRKLSPVAEKADADVTPKRQKKY
- the LOC141945166 gene encoding dual specificity protein kinase CLK4-like isoform X1, whose amino-acid sequence is MTYASGRSTTSVAIHGFSCFCSHCVQMLEWFEYHGHVCIVFELLGLSTYDFIKENGFLPLRLEHIRQMAYQICKSVNFLHVNRLTHTDLKPENILFVTSDYVEEYNPKRKRDERRLKNTDIKVADFGNATYDDKYHRALVTTRYYRAPEVILALGWSQPCDVWSIGCILLEYYLGFAVFQARDNRQHLAMMERVLGPLPGHMIEKTRRRRYFHGARLDWDEHSSAGRSVSRRCKPLKEFMACHNSDHRNLFDLVQKMLEYDPAKRITLGEALKHPFFLPLKREKRKLSPVAEKADADVTPKRQKKY